Proteins encoded within one genomic window of Bemisia tabaci chromosome 2, PGI_BMITA_v3:
- the LOC140224082 gene encoding uncharacterized protein, protein MNSGLKIHDTIVPIDTNLLYQRIMKTVRSDTELENYFNYELSPIPQALFDSHGMRKGTNSTLYKSFNVSKNLKLTTENCKFVIDGGYLLHCVIWPRVGTFLDVFNAYVKYVEKHYGLECLIVFDGYEHNADSTKSAERCRRYSLKKCPDLMFSEDTPLTLAQDLFLSNEKNKARLICLLSKHLTTGSQIKVYQAEDDADTLIVNKAISVVRETNKQVAIVGEDIDLLVLMVALTPAPSDVPLLKPGKGKNAAQIFSANELQTSNANLKKSILFIHAVSGCDTTSAFRGKGKGTFIKLLEKCAEVSRIAEKFNEIDCTQEELCQAGEQLVLLLYGAKKSVTALNKCRFQCFNRALARQKTEVKLQTLPPTSDACKQHFLRVYYQVQLWRGRKLNPKEWGWKSSELGLLPVPMLNPPAPQELLQIISCTCSKGCSNRCSCKRAGLPCSDICLHCSGLGCSNQAETLIEEEAEDEFEPATAA, encoded by the coding sequence AATTCATGATACGATTGTGCCTATAGATACTAACCTCTTATATCAAAGAATTATGAAAACTGTCAGAAGCGACACTGAGTTAGAAAATTACTTCAACTACGAGCTTTCACCGATTCCGCAGGCCTTGTTTGACTCACATGGAATGCGGAAAGGCACAAATTCGACTTTGTATAAATCATTCAATGTGTCCAAAAATCTCAAGTTGACAAccgaaaattgcaaatttgtgATAGATGGGGGCTACCTCCTGCACTGTGTCATCTGGCCTCGCGTCGGCACCTTTTTAGATGTGTTTAATGCTTATGTGAAATATGTTGAAAAGCATTACGGTCTTGAATGTTTAATTGTTTTTGATGGATACGAACATAATGCAGATTCTACAAAAAGCGCTGAGAGGTGTCGACGTTACAGCCTTAAGAAATGTCCTGACTTAATGTTTTCTGAGGACACTCCTCTAACCTTGGCCCAGGACTTGTTTCTTTCTAATGAAAAGAATAAGGCGCGTTTGATTTGCTTGCTATCGAAACACTTGACTACAGGGAGTCAAATTAAAGTATATCAAGCAGAAGACGATGCGGACACTCTCATCGTAAATAAAGCTATTAGTGTAGTGAGAGAGACGAACAAACAAGTTGCTATCGTCGGTGAAGACATAGATCTTCTTGTCCTAATGGTAGCCTTGACGCCTGCACCAAGTGACGTCCCATTATTAAAACCAGGTAAGGGCAAGAATGCAGCACAAATTTTTAGCGCAAATGAGTTACAAACATCGAATGCAAATTTGAAGAAGAGCATTCTGTTTATCCACGCCGTTAGTGGATGTGACACCACCTCCGCATTTCGTGGCAAGGGCAAAGGCACATTCATTAAGCTGTTGGAAAAATGTGCCGAAGTTTCTCGAattgctgaaaaatttaatgaaattgactGCACTCAAGAAGAGCTCTGTCAAGCGGGTGAGCAACTTGTTCTTCTGCTGTACGGTGCCAAAAAATCTGTCACCGCCTTGAATAAATgcagatttcaatgttttaatcgtgctttggcaaggcaaaaaactgaggtgaaactgcaaacgttGCCTCCAACTTCAGATGCGTGCAAGCAACACTTCTTACGTGTATATTATCAAGTTCAACtctggagaggaagaaaactGAATCCCAAGGAATGGGGGTGGAAATCTTCGGAACTCGGACTTCTCCCTGTGCCTATGCTCAACCCGCCTGCCCCCCAAGAACTTTTACAAATCATCTCATGTACATGTTCGAAAGGCTGCAGTAACCGCTGCTCTTGTAAGAGAGCTGGTCTACCATGCAGTGACATTTGTCTACATTGTTCCGGCTTGGGATGCAGCAATCAAGCAGAAACACTGATCGAGGAGGAAGCAGAGGATGAATTTGAACCAGCAACCGCCGCTTAA